One window of Bactrocera tryoni isolate S06 chromosome 2, CSIRO_BtryS06_freeze2, whole genome shotgun sequence genomic DNA carries:
- the LOC120767867 gene encoding gustatory and odorant receptor 21a-like: MSFWVKNHDGSTILEKPPRIVPLFNPGQREFLEDEHRHRIQMQKRAQQSGKHTEYYIRKQSTLDDARLLDEHDSFYKTTKSLLVLFQIMGIMPIHRNPPDNNLPRTGFSWKSRQTLYAMCVFSLETFIVAMVLRARVKNFIEQPDKHFDVAIYNIIFISLLFTHFLLPVASWRHGPEVAIFKNMWTNYQYKFWRVTGAPIVFPNLYRLTWGLCIFSWTLSVAVNVSQYFLQPDFEFWYTFAYYPIIAMLNCFCSLWYINCNAFGTVSEALARQLELTLKSDKPAEKLTEFRYLWVDLSLMMQQLGKAYSNMYGMYCLVVFFTTLTAAYGSISEIMDHGATYKEIGLFVIMFYCMSLLYIICNEAHQASRKVGLDFQTKLLNVNLIALDTASQREVQMFLLAIAKTPPIMNLDDYANINRELFSSNLTFMATYLVVLLQFKITEQRGLRENQSEPSMDYGE; encoded by the exons ATGAGTTTCTGGGTGAAGAATCACGACGGTTCTACGATTTTGGAAAAGCCACCGCGCATTGTGCCGCTCTTCAATCCCGGGCAACGAGAGTTTCTCGAAGATGAGCACCGCCACCGCATTCAAATGCAAAAGCGTGCACAACAGAGCGGAAAACACACCGAGTACTACATCCGCAAGCAATCGACGCTGGACGACGCACGCCTATTGGATGAGCACGATTCCTTCTACAAGACAACAAAGAGCTTACTCGTGCTCTTCCAAATTATGGGCATAATGCCCATACATCGCAATCCACCCGACAATAATTTACCACGCACAGGTTTCTCGTGGAAGTCGCGTCAAACGTTATATGCCATGTGTGTTTTCTCGCTGGAGACCTTCATTGTGGCGATGGTGTTGCGTGCACGGGTCAAGAACTTCATTGAGCAGCCGGACAAGCATTTCGACGTGGCGATCTACAATATTATCTTCATCAGCCTATTGTTTACGCATTTTCTGCTGCCGGTGGCGAGTTGGCGTCACGGGCCTGAAGTGGCGATCTTTAAGAATATGTGGACGAATTATCAGTATAAATTTTGGCGAGTCACTGGCGCGCCCATCGTTTTTCCCAATCTATATCGCCTCACGTGGGGTCTATGCATATTTTCGTGGACCCTGAGCGTTGCCGTCAACGTGTCGCAGTACTTTTTGCAACCGGACTTTGAGTTTTGGTACACCTTCGCTTACTATCCCATCATAGCGATGCTGAACTGCTTCTGCAGCTTGTG GTACATAAATTGCAACGCATTTGGTACGGTTAGCGAAGCCCTTGCACGGCAGTTGGAGTTGACCCTCAAAAGCGATAAGCCTGCAGAAAAGTTAACGGAGTTTAGATATCTATGGGTGGATCTGAGTCTCATGATGCAGCAATTGG GTAAAGCATACTCCAATATGTACGGTATGTACTGCCTCGTCGTCTTCTTCACAACACTGACTGCCGCTTATGGTTCGATAAGTGAGATCATGGATCATGGTGCAACATACAAGGAGATCGGACTGTTCGTCATCATGTTCTATTGCATGAGCCTGTTGTATATAATCTGCAATGAGGCACATCAGGCGTCACGCAAAGTGGGCTTGGATTTCCAAACGAAATTACTCAATGTCAATTTAATTGCTTTGGACACGGCCTCGCAGCGGGAGGTGCAAATGTTTCTGCTTGCGATTGCGAAGACGCCGCCAATAATGAACTTGGATGACTACGCAAATATTAATCGGGAGCTTTTCTCATCG AACCTCACCTTTATGGCTACCTATTTGGTTGTACTGCTGCAGTTTAAGATTACAGAACAAAGGGGCTTACGTGAAAATCAATCTGAGCCTAGTATGGATTATGGCgagtaa